Part of the Leptolyngbya boryana PCC 6306 genome is shown below.
GCCTTAAGGTAGTCAGAAGCTCCCTGCCTAGCAAGATCCTCTCCCAGTACAATTGATAAATTTTTCTGACGGCTTCCGCCCCACAGTGCGCCCAAATTGTTTTGTGCTAGTGTATCGTCATCATGCCAGAGCGATATGCTGAGAAATCTTTGATCTTCTACCGTTTTTGTTGCAAAATCGGTTAAGCTTTGAACAACCCCAATTGCCTCTAGCACGCTTTGCTCGCAGTCTTGAAGAATAGCTCCCATTCCACCGACAATGAATCGAATTCGATTCAGTCGCCTGGGAGAAAGAATATCATTCCACAGTGCGGCATCACGATCGAGAATTTCTGCGCTGATTTGCCTCATCTGATTTAGGTCGTTCAGTTCCCGACTGAAGGCTTCTAGATCCACGTCAGGCTCATAGAGTAGATTATGCAACTTACTACTATGTGCCCACGTAATTGCCAATCGAATCGATGGCGACCATTGCCGAGCCTCAAGCCAGTAGCTGAATTCTTTGTCAACTAGACATAGAATTGCCTCGAATAATTGAAATTGAATTTGTCCATCCCTACTCAGAAGCGCATTAAAGACTTGTTGAACAAGTGGAATTGAACCTGGAGAAGATAGAGCAAGGTCCAACATATGTAGTTGACAAACTGGGGAGGTCATTTTGTCAACTAATCCTTCCAGGAGTTCTTCTCTCTCGTCAGATGGTAAGTTGAGAAAAGCTTTTTTGATTTGTGATGGTAATTTTGTTGGAAAACAGGAGAATCGTTCTATGCACGTCTCCAAATCATTCACGACCAACATTGATATTGCAGCAGACTCAAGACTCTCGCTAAAGCTAAGCGATTCAGATGAATGTTGCACTAAATGAAAATGCCGCAGCAATCCAGCACCGCAAGGAGAAATCAAATCTTCAGTTGTAAACTCTTGCTCCTGATGAAGTTTCTGCTGAAATGATTCATAGAAACATCTTGCTGATTCTCTTCGCCACTGATTTGTTTGATCGAGTCTTCTTTGTAAATCGGTTGTAGAAACGATCGCCGCTATCGCGTTTTCGTAGGTTGTGTGATCGCAATCAAACCAAGCTGGATTTGCTCGTAATAGCTGCTCACGCACTTTAGGATTTGCGGATGCAAGTCCCATTACATCGTCTTGTATTGCAAACTTATGTACGGTTGTCAGATTCGTGAAATGCAGTTGGATCACTGTGTCACCTTGATGCACTGCCTGCACTCGATAGATTATTTCGGAGTTTGAAGCTTTAATTTCTGCTTCCCTACCATTCATGACTGTTGAGATCGCGCTAAGAAATTCAGATGCTGAAAAGATTGGACGATGAGCAGGATCAAATTGACTTAGATTGACTGCTTCAATAATCTCAATCTGGAAGTAGGCAGTCAGTTCGGGTTCAGCATTTAGCTCATTCTTCAGAGCAGTGGGGAGGTCTCGATAAAATCGCTCCAACATCAGACGGCAGAGATGTGATTGTTGCTCATTCAAGCTCTCGTCCCGACTAAGGTGAAGAATCGTTTCGCAAATTAGACGCGCGATCGCCGGAATCATTTCTGAATTTGCTCTAAATCGCCGCTCAATCATTCGATGTTCCAGCCATTGAAAGTATGCCTTGCGGCGGTGAGACACAAAACGATGACTTTGCTCATCAATCCGCCATAGCCCTAACCCGTAACAATAGAGCATCCAAATATCATCACTCAACACCTCAAGCCCATCTTGATCAACGTCTAGCTCAGGCAGTAAATGTCGAACCCCAAACATCCCGGTATACAGATTGAAAAGAATCCAGTCTGAGTAAGCTGCTGCTGTTTTTATGGATCGCTGCTCATCCGCCCAGATTGTTCTCAATGCTTCTAACGTCGCTCGCACACATCCAGAAACAAACGGTAATTCGCCATCGGGATGCGTCGCATTCTGATCCCTTGTTGGACGTTGCAAGCGATGCGAATCTAGCAAACAAGTAGCAATATAGCGGCGCAAGATAGCTAGATCTTCAGTTTCTTGCAGGTTGCCGTTGTCCTTCACCTGGGTTTGCTCGAGGTGATATAGGATTTCTCGGCTTGTAATGGGAACATAGCGAGCATTACTTTTCCGAAGCTGTAAAATCTTTTCATAGTAGTCTGCTTCACTCAAGTCCTGATTGACCCTGAGTACTTCTAAAATCTCTAAGATTCCAATAATAGGAACTCCATGTTCTTGATAGGGATACTGGCTAAAGAAGCGATCGTCAATCCAAATCAAATCGTTCTCTTGAGGCTGATAGTTGAAGAGATCATAAGCCGTCAAACCGTTCGCATCCAGAAGCTGGCGTGATTCGGAAGCTTCATCTGAATCAGACGATAGTACAGCAACCATCTCATACCGACCTTGTGCTAATCCATCTGAGATTTTCTGAATTAATTCTCGTATCCACTGCACCATTTCAGTTGCCGCCTCGTTTCCATTAACAGCAGCCTGAGCCTCGTCAATGCACTGTGTTGTGATAAAAATACGGAAATGACGACACAATTTTGCAAGAAGTTCTGAATCAGCTAACGACTTGACTAATCCTGAATTTACGAACAGCGCGTCGTTTCGGGTTGGACGTTGAGAAACGGACACATGACTTAGATCAGGTAATTTCTCAAGGGCAGATTCGTAAGCAGTTTGAGACAGGCTTCCTTCTTCTCTTAGAACTTCAATAAGTGTTCGGCAGTTAATCAATCGCTGTTGATCGCTTTCTTCTAGAACGATAGGATGAGAATTCCCATTCTCGTCAATGCGTTCAAGCGGTAAAAATTCAACCACAAATCCATTTTCACAACGAGCCTGCTGTAACAACATCGCAGTCTGTTCATTCAGGTGTTCAAGTAGATTCTCAGAACTGAGAGTAAGCGACGATGGAAGTTGCTGTAATTGCTTTGCCTTGTGAAGGCGTAGAATTTCACGATAGCCTGCTAATTGGGAAGGTTGTTGAGGCGTAAAATGTTCAGCTTCTTGTAAGAGCGCCGTTGGTAATGCGGGTGAGATCCGGATTGGATGAAACCGACGCTCAAGAACATCTAAAATCTCTAAGTGGGCGGCAACTAGAAGTGCAGAAATATCTAAATGCAATCGCCGTTGAAACGTTGATTCTAAAGTGATTTGAGGAAAAGGTCGAGCGCCATGACGAATGAAGATAGGAGCTTGAAGCAGTGGATTTGGCTCAGATGCGTTGACATTAAAAAGGGAGTGAAAAATGCCTGACAAAGGAAGATGGCGGAATTGAGCAATCAAATGAATTGGAAGCTCTGCCACATCGTACTTTGAATTCATTACCTCAGCGCTAGCAATCCACTCTCGTTCTCGATTCAAAAGTTCAGGCATTTCAATCAATTGAAATGGACCTTGCCCACTTAAAGCAAGAATCTGCGCTCGATGAATAAAAGGTCGGAGTTCTCGATCGAATTCGAGGTTGTAACCTAAGCTAATCACTTCACGTAAAAGATCATTGTCAATGTCTCCTGTTACTGCTCGTTGCCATAAACGACGCGCCAGATGGAAATCTTCAATGAGCAAGCATCGTGAGGCTCGCAATAAAACACTTGGACGAATTTCTTCGTTTCTAAGCAAGCGACTTGCAGTTTGAGCAACTCCTTGAAGATCACCATGATCAATTTGAAGATTCAGAATGATGGTGAGATTCTCGACAGTTTCTTGTAAATAAGCTAACTCACTCGCATCCGAGATCGCTTGAGGGAGCAATCCTAATCGTGCTTGACACCGTGTTCTCAAGCGGCGCAAATCGGGCGGCAAGACCCGATGTGGGAAAAGATGAAGATGATTATTGAGCAGGTGATAGCACTGTTCTGCATGATCGACTTGCCAAGCTGCTAACGCGGCGAGGCTGAGTGCATCTGCTGTTGCGATTGACAAAACAAGTGTGTCTGCATGTTCAACAACATAACTCCAGTTCTGCAATTTAGCTTGAAGTTGACACGCTTCGTATAGATACTGATTGTTACCACTTTCTTGCCAACAAATTTCAAGGAATTCAGCCAGCGGTTGCCAGTGATTCTGGAGACGCGATCGCTCGTAGAATACAGCTACTTGAAGATTGCGTCGAACTTCGGAACGATCAAATTGTTCGATGATTTCGAGTGCTTGCTCAAAATCACCATTTGCAGATAAAGCTTGCACATACCAGAATTGCCAAATTTCAAGACGGTTTGTACGCTCAAATACTTCCTGTTTTGCATTGAGTAAATCTAGCGCAAGTTTAGGCGAATTGAACTGCACATAAAGACCGAGTAGCGTAATGATGCACTCTAAATCCTGACTCCCTGCTTGGACTAGAGCTTCTAAAGCTTGCTGACTGGAAGTTGTATCAATTTCATAGCGACGCACTATACTCCAAGCGATCGCTTGAGGATGAGTTGGATCTTTTGCTAACAAAGCTTGGCACAGTGTTTGAGCTTCTGCTTGATGATCTGGATCATTCGCTAAAGCGGCAAAATGCCAAATCTCCCAATGATCGCGTTGCGGATCGCCCCGTTCAGTTTCCGCTGCAAGTTGGCTAAACTCTGCTGCTGCCATGCGTAACCTTCTTAAGCTTTCGTCATCTCGTTTCACTAGACACCATTCGACTGGTAGAGGTCGATCGATCAGCCTTGGTGCAATGGATGGGGAAAGTGCGCTGAAATAGTTGATAGTTGCCTCTGCTGCTCGGATTTTTTCCCATCGGGGGTTGTCATAACGCGCCTGTTGAATTTTGACCTGTGCGCCAGGAATATCACTTTGATCCAAAAGAGCGAGTGCATGAATTCGGTTAGTCTCCGAGTCTGCTTCAAATTTTTGTGCTAATTTTTCTAGCTGTGAAAAGACTTCATCAAGCTGCCCTAGTTCCAGATGTAAGCCCAGCTTCAAATTGTATAAGTCGAGTGTAGACGGATTGTCAATGAGTTTTAGAGCAGCTTCAGCGCCTTCGATATTGTACTGAATCAACACTCGAATAATTGTGGTATTTGCTTCTGGATCAATAGCTTGAGCCTCTTCTGCAAGTTCCTGAGCTTTTGCCACATCTTTCTCAATACCAAGCACATAGCCCGCAAGGGAGCATAGAATCTGTGCCTGTAGCACTTTATCAAAATTATCCCAATGCTCATCAGCACGGAGGGCACTCAGAATAGACAGCGCTTCTTGAAATTCTCCTCTTCGGTAAAGTTCACGGTATGTTTCAAGGTGCTGCGCCTTCGCTTTGGATAGCTCGGAGGAGAGCCGATCAATCTTGGATGTTAGCATACCAACTGTGACATCTACATTCCTAGATTCACCTGGAACAAGCAAGGTCGGTTGCTGAATACGTCGCGTAGGAGACTGAAACCGAGTGTTCCGGATAAAAGAGGCTTGTTCTTGAATTCTCGCGCCAGATGCGATCGCTCTTTGAGCCTTCTGATTAGCCTTGAAGTGCTGATTAATGTGATGAACAATCTGACTAATTGATAAAAATTCCTCAGTACTTCCAGCCTCAAACTGCATTGCGGTCGAGAGTGCTTCAACAAATGCACCATCTCCCGCTTGACCATCAGTACTTGCAGCAACGATCCAAATACCGCTTCCTGCTGAATTGAAATTCTTTAAACGGTTCAGAACATCAAAGGCTTGTTGTTGCCCAATTCCAGCGTAACAAACGTCTAGAATCAGCAAAACATTTTGAGGACACTCATTATCTCCCTGAAACAGGCTTTCGATTAGACTGCGCGTTGCGATCGCAGTATTAGATAAGTTGTTCTTGCAAGATTCAGCAGTGAACAGATAGTGATCGCTAAGTTGTCCGACCTCATCTCCATGTCCCCCATAATAGATAACAACGCGATCTGAAGCTCTCCGATCAGAACTGGCAAACCAGATGTTTAATGCATTTTTAATTTGGTTAGAGGTTGCACCCACTGGAATTTGATCAGTTAATACGATCTCATATCCCTGCTGCCGATTCGCGAACAGTTCGATGATTTTTACAATATCGAACTCAACTTGCGGCAAATGTGGAAGTCCTAAATTCGGGCAGTGAGGAGAGCCGATTACAATTAAGTAGCGTCGAGGCTCATCATTTTCAGGAAAATTATTCATCGACATCATGCTTCAAACAATCCTGTAGCGATCGCACGTCCAGTCTCTTTCGCATTAAGGTAACGAGTGGCGGAGTGTGACTCCCATCCGTTGTATACCAGAACATCTACGATCGCGCCAAATTTAGGCTCCAATTCTTTCTCCAATGCCACAATATCCCCTTGATCGGCAACGTTAAACCACTGCTTTACGTTCGGGTACATTCCTCGACCAAGCTCAGGAGCAGGTGTTAGTGCATCAAACACAATCGGAGACATGCCCAGCGGAGATCCCAATGTTATTAGCGTTTCCACATTCCATTCTGGATGGGCACATAGACATTCATAAGCAACAACCGAACCGAGCGAGTGTCCGATGATCACTCGCGTATCTGGTGAAACTTTTTCGATCACTCTCTGTTGAATGGCTTGCTTCATCTCTAAATTGTGCAAATACTCCCGCACCTGCTTTAACACAAATAGAACGGCTCGCTCCCCTCCAAGCTGGCGGAAATATTTCGATTTTGCAAGTTGCCTCAGTGCTGCTTGAACGGTGCGTGAAGTTCGCCCTCGCCCCTCAGAATCTGGGCTTTCAATTGTGAGATCTTCACCTAAAAAATCAGGCTGCGGATGACTACGATTGATCTGCGAAAGTCTGGCAGCTTCACGCCACCACTCTAGAAGCAGTGTGACCTCCCGCTCGTCTTGAATATCTGCTGCGGTCAGTCTAGGAAGCCATCCTGCCCGCGTCCCTTCTGGACGAAATAACGCACCATAAGCAGCGATCGTAAAATCTTCTGGCTGAATGCGTGAAAAGCCTGCCTCTTCAAGCCCACCCTGAATCGCAGGCAACCACTCGCGCTCAATTTCAGGAGCAGTCAGGTGTGTATGGGCAATTCCGTGAATTCCAACAATTTTCATGAGAAGCTAGAGTTGAGCAACTATTTTTTCATCGTCTCTTTACACATACTACTTCGCGAGATTTTGAAGCGGCGACTGAAGAGTAATTAGCGACCGTATGATCATTACTCATTTCGCAGTAGATTTTCGGCTGTATTTTGTCAAAATCAATCAGCAACTAAGCTCTGATCCAAATCGATCATGACAGACCTAACAGCGAAGAGATCCTCACCTTGCTCTTTTCATGAGGGTTGAGCTATCTTCTTGCTCTATACCGTAGCTTCCGCCAAAATTTTCTAAGGACACTCAAGCAGCGCTCGATTAAGAATGAATTCAATTTGGCTGTCTTTGCTTGAGAAGATGGTTTTGAAGTACATTGAACACTGCTGTTTGGCTCAGTTCTGACATAGTAATCCGCTTTGGCAGATTTATCCTGAACGCGATTCGCTGAAATCTGCTGATCCGTCCAGATCTCAGCTTCAATCACTCGCCCAGATTGAATCCAGTAATGAGAACGACAAGTGAAATTCCAGTTCCCGATCGACGGAGATAACGAAACCGTCTCCCCGTCAAATGTCATCTTCCAGTCAGTTGGAGTAAAGGGTGTAACCACTTCTTCTCCACAACCACAGCAGCAACAATGAGCCGCAGTGGCATACTTCATAGAGATATATAAGATGCCTACCTGTAAGGTTTTTGGGAATTGCTCGACGAACTCATGTTCAAGAGAGGTGTGCTGCATCATACGAAATCCGCGCTCAGGAGCATATTGCTATCGGTTGTGTAGGTGGAGTGAAGCTCACCCTCTAGATCGCGATAAAATCCTCGGATCTTCTTCCACTTGATCACGGCTAGCATTGCATTCAAGGCGTTCAGATCAGCAACCTGGATATTTGAGGCGTAGATATCATTTTCGCCCCCGCCTTCAAAATTAACTCGCTGTGGGCATTCTGTTTGTTTGCCCGGAATGTGTGCAGTGGTTCGCAGAATTCCTCCAAGCGATCCATCGACTAATTCCAGTCCCATCCCAACATCAATAAACGGAATACCCAGTGCTTCCAACTTCTGAAAGATTTGCCGCTTTGCTGTTCCTTGATCAATGCAGACAAACACAAAGCTTAGCCCTTCTAGTAGATGAAGCGTACTGGAATCGATCGTAACTGCATGAGGAATAATCCTACGGTGCATTTTCGAGTAAATTTTTGCCCAGTAATCGACTTTCAAGGGCGCATCCCGCAATTCATCAATAGACGGCGCACCAGGAGAACGAAAGGCATTGTGCTGAAGAAATCGATCGCCATCGAACAATCGAATCTCCCGTACTGGTGTCTTGGCAGCCGAGTCAAGGATATATGAGCCAGTGCCGCCCAAACCGATAATTCCTAGCGTTTCGTGAGCAAGCCGATCGGTAAGCGCACCGATACCAGCTCGATCCGATGCCGTATCAATGTATACAAACACGCTCTTTTGTCCCTCATCCGGCACGCGAAAGGTTCTTGGATTTGAACCTGGCTTCAACACTGCTGCTGATCCAGAAAGGATAGCAGCATAGGTCGTCATTTTGTGGTAGTAATCTGTGTAACCGCTTTCTGGCTTGCTCGAAAAACTGTGCTTTGCGGTGAGTCCATCTCTCAAATTCAGATCGCCGCTTTGATGGGCAATCTGCTGGATTGGCACCCCCTCAGCCGTGCAGGGAAACTCACCATCGAAGTAAACGACGTGATCTCCACCATACTGAGTAACATCTCCAGCCAGCGTCAAGCTGGAGATTAGCGTTCCAGTTTGCACCTGTCGCTGTGCATTGACGTATGGCACTTCCCGCAAAAGCAGGAATCCCGCATAAATCTCGACGAAATAGCCTTCTTCGCGCAGGCGCTTGAGATCCGGGCTATGACTTATCAGTGCGTGTGACATTGAAGACTGTTCCTTGTTTGACTTTGACAACTCCTCCAGCACCAAGTTCACCTTTGGGTGGTGTAGAGGCAGCTTTGCTGTAGGTAATCGAGAAGACGGAGTTTGGATTGTGCGAACCTGGAAAAGCGAGTTGCACGATTTGCTCGTAGGTCACTTCAGGGCTTGTCACCTTCTGCGATCGCGCATTCACAATGATCTCGATTTCAAGTGTGATTCGAGGCGCAGTGATGAATCGTTCGACTCCTGGAGCCGTTAAGTCGATCACAGCTTCGGGTGCGATCAATTGATCTTCACCCCCACGAACTTCAAGAAATACTGCTTTATCACCGCTAATGTCAGCCAGCTTGTAAAGGTCAGATCCGTTAATTGCGGGTTTGCCCCAGGTGATTTGTCGATCGTCAAGGGTCAATTTGAATTCTCGATCGCACTGGAATGCTACAAATCTCTCAACGCCACGTCCGCGCAAGTCAAAGGTTTCATCCAGACGGATGTCCTCGAAATCGCCAGAAGTCAGGATGGAAAAAAGGCTGTAATCCCCTCTCACATTAATCCCAGCCGCCGCGAGAATTTGCCGACCCAGAGGCACAGGGTCAGTGATTTCAACGGCTCGAAAATTTAGGTTGTTGAGCGCGAACTGAATACGATAACTGCGTGAGTCTTGCCCGGACTCGCTTGAGCTTTGGCAATTAATTTGCTCATCGTCTTTCATTCTTCATTCTCCTTGAAGCCTAGATTAGTTAGTTGGCTCTAAGGTGTTAATCGATACTGCTAGACGAAAGCGGTAAATGATCTCTAAAATTCTTTTGATAGAGATCCGGCTGGGGTTGAACCGCAGATAAAAAAGGCGGGACAGCTTGGACAGGTGTGAGTTGAAGGATTCATCGGAAAACGTCCACTGCTGACAGCGTTGAAAAATTCTCCCAGTTTGTCATTTCTAGTCTGAAGTACTTTATCTGACAATGAAATGCCCTGCACCGTTTGGTCTGCCAGGTAGAGAAATTCGATGGTGGCATCTGGGCAAGCCTGCCGAACCGCGATCGCAAAGGCAGCCGTTCCGAGATCCTTGTCTGTCGATCGCGAATGTCCAGTTTGAATCCGTCTGAACGTCTTTTTCCCATCTGAACTGACCAGAACATCATCAGGTCGAACGGTGATTTCTGCTTTGTCCGCTACCTTGAATTTCAGAATCGACGGTAGTTCCGGCGTATATCCAAAACGTGCTGATTTTAGAAATTGAAGCATTTCAACTGCGAAAGTTTTTAATTCTTCAGCACAGTCATCGTCTTTCAACTCGTTTTCAGTCATTGCTTTCCGCATCCACTGTTCAAGATCTAAATCAGGGTTAGATGTTTTACCTTCAGCGATCAGGATTTGGGTCAATGTCCGTACAATCTCGTGCATTTGCATCAGAGCAGTTTCCTTGCGACGACCCCCAATTTGCATCAGATGTGTATAAAAAAATCGGCGTGGGCAAGACTCATACAATCCAATCTGTGCTGCGTTGAACTGTAGACTGTCCTCAATCTGAAGCGAAATGCTGTCGTTCTCCATCACTTCTAGCAGTGTGCGTATCGGTGTGACATGCTGCCATTTGAGTTTGTCTCCCAGACGCGCTAAAAACGGAGACAACCCCCACTGATGACCATTCGCTTTCTGAGTTGGTGCATAGAGGAACAGACGATCGCGAGTCCGCGAAAGTGCCACATAGAATAAGCATTCTTGTTCAAGTGCCTGCTCAGTGCGAAACATTTCTCGTGCAGTCCCAAGGCTGCCTTCTATCATTCCGTCTGGAGGTGAACAAGCTGGTGGTTGTGGCGTTCTAGGCAGGGTATTCACGTTCAAGCCCGGTAAATGCACCACTGGAAACTCTAATCCTTTCGAGCCGTGAATGGTCATGAGACGGACTGCATCAAGGCTTTGAGCGGCAGCAGGGAGTTGACGTAGATCCCGATCGTCTCCTAGCCTGACCAAACGACGAACCCGATTCAAGAGTCGCGTGATGGGCAATCCCACGCTAGAGGGCTGGCTGCGAATGAAGTTCATCAGTTGCCAAAGTGCGATTCCGCGTGATCGATCGTGAATATCATCTGAGCCAGCAATTTGAGCAGCGATTTTAGTTCGGTCTAGTAACACCGTTGCTAGAACTGTCCAAGGTGAGGACTGTTCATCAAATCCCTCTAGCATCTGGACGATCGCTGTGAGAGCAGTACGACCTGATTCAGACAAATCAGGAATTGTTGCTAATTTATCGAGCCAAATACCTGATTCATCTTCGTGTTGAAGATAATCGATCACTGTTGCAACGTCATCCAGTTGCATTGTGAACTCACTCCAGCAGGCAAGCCGAGCTAAGCCAATCGCACGCCGATCAACCAGTATCGATAGCAGAGCCAAGACATCTTTAATCTCTTGTCGCTCAAAGAGACTCCCCAAGAACAGAACGGGTACGCCTAAACGTTCTAAATCCTGAGCAAGCTTCGAGAGTTTCTCGTTCCCTGTACAGAGTACAGCCTGATCACGGTAGCAATGTCCCTGAGAACGCATTGCTTCGATCGTATCCGCGATCGCGACTGTCTGCTGATCAGCTTGATCAACGGTATAAAGTATCGGTTCATCACCCCCAGAACCTCGTTCGGCTTCTAAGGTAGAGTTAGCATCGCCTACTGTCATCGTTGAAGCAAATTCAGAGAAGGCGCTTACGATCTCGTGAACCGATCGATAGTTTTGTTTTAGCCGACTTCGCTGACCGCCTGGGAAATCCTCCTGTCCAAACCGCGTCATGTTAAATGAGGAGGCTCCTCGGAATCGGTAAATCGATTGTTTCGCATCGCCTACAACCCACAAGTTCTCTCCATGACCGCAAATCGCTTGAAGCAGGCGAACACTACTGCGATTGACATCTTGATATTCGTCAACCAGCACATGATCATATCGATTCGCCAAGTGTTGTCGAACTGCGTCGTTTCCCTCCAATAACTGCACTGGCAGTAAGACTAAATCACCAAAATCGATGTAGCTCTCCTGACGCTTCAAGTTTTCGTATGTCTTATAAACCTGAGCAACTTCGATCGCTTTCTCGGCTGCCTCCTGTACATCAGGTGTTGACGCTTTCTGAAGCATCGCCTCTGCAAGATCGGCATACTTCTCTGGAGTAATGACCTCATCCTTGGCACGCGAAATCGCTGCTAGAATATTTGCAATGTTCTGAATCGGATCGTAAAGATTACGATAGTGCAATAGCTTGAGCCGAGAGAACTCTTTTTCGAGAAGTTCGACAGCAACAGTTCGATCTAGTAACCTTAGATTCTTCGGTAACCCCAACTCAACATGGAAACGTCGAATCAGATCCAGTCCGAAGGCATGAAAAGTTCCAATCCACATTGCACAGGCAGCATCCTTGTTTTTTAGGGCAATCCGTGCAGCCATTTCTCCTGCGGCTTTGTTTGAGAATGTCAGCAAGAGAATTTGGCGTGGATCAACCCCCTCAGCCAGCAAAGCTTCTACACGGGCAGTGAGTGTCTGAGTCTTTCCGGTTCCAGGTCCTGCTTCAAGCAAATAAGCTTCCCCTCGATGCTGTGCTGCTTGAGCTTGCAGTGGATTGAGTGGAAATGCGATCGCTGGAACTTCTGATGCTGGAACGACTGGTGGCAGAAGTAAGGCATCCAGTAGCTGCTGAACGACGACATCAAACGGCGCACCAAACTTTTCTGCAATCTGGGAAGCTGTGAGTCCTGCGTCGATAAATAGAGACCACACCACAGGTC
Proteins encoded:
- a CDS encoding UvrD-helicase domain-containing protein, with translation MKTKMDAIELARQIAADLHAQAVARGEDPQDPYRFAVVEAERRDIYVEPTNPGTPLLDGGQATFIPKDALILHENSGTPFEQAFLVAHEIGHVELGDNANANSAYQIEPARSSEPSPIGADRVVDYSPRQRREIQMDLFAREFLLPRPVVWSLFIDAGLTASQIAEKFGAPFDVVVQQLLDALLLPPVVPASEVPAIAFPLNPLQAQAAQHRGEAYLLEAGPGTGKTQTLTARVEALLAEGVDPRQILLLTFSNKAAGEMAARIALKNKDAACAMWIGTFHAFGLDLIRRFHVELGLPKNLRLLDRTVAVELLEKEFSRLKLLHYRNLYDPIQNIANILAAISRAKDEVITPEKYADLAEAMLQKASTPDVQEAAEKAIEVAQVYKTYENLKRQESYIDFGDLVLLPVQLLEGNDAVRQHLANRYDHVLVDEYQDVNRSSVRLLQAICGHGENLWVVGDAKQSIYRFRGASSFNMTRFGQEDFPGGQRSRLKQNYRSVHEIVSAFSEFASTMTVGDANSTLEAERGSGGDEPILYTVDQADQQTVAIADTIEAMRSQGHCYRDQAVLCTGNEKLSKLAQDLERLGVPVLFLGSLFERQEIKDVLALLSILVDRRAIGLARLACWSEFTMQLDDVATVIDYLQHEDESGIWLDKLATIPDLSESGRTALTAIVQMLEGFDEQSSPWTVLATVLLDRTKIAAQIAGSDDIHDRSRGIALWQLMNFIRSQPSSVGLPITRLLNRVRRLVRLGDDRDLRQLPAAAQSLDAVRLMTIHGSKGLEFPVVHLPGLNVNTLPRTPQPPACSPPDGMIEGSLGTAREMFRTEQALEQECLFYVALSRTRDRLFLYAPTQKANGHQWGLSPFLARLGDKLKWQHVTPIRTLLEVMENDSISLQIEDSLQFNAAQIGLYESCPRRFFYTHLMQIGGRRKETALMQMHEIVRTLTQILIAEGKTSNPDLDLEQWMRKAMTENELKDDDCAEELKTFAVEMLQFLKSARFGYTPELPSILKFKVADKAEITVRPDDVLVSSDGKKTFRRIQTGHSRSTDKDLGTAAFAIAVRQACPDATIEFLYLADQTVQGISLSDKVLQTRNDKLGEFFNAVSSGRFPMNPSTHTCPSCPAFFICGSTPAGSLSKEF
- a CDS encoding multiubiquitin domain-containing protein produces the protein MKDDEQINCQSSSESGQDSRSYRIQFALNNLNFRAVEITDPVPLGRQILAAAGINVRGDYSLFSILTSGDFEDIRLDETFDLRGRGVERFVAFQCDREFKLTLDDRQITWGKPAINGSDLYKLADISGDKAVFLEVRGGEDQLIAPEAVIDLTAPGVERFITAPRITLEIEIIVNARSQKVTSPEVTYEQIVQLAFPGSHNPNSVFSITYSKAASTPPKGELGAGGVVKVKQGTVFNVTRTDKS